In Salmo salar chromosome ssa03, Ssal_v3.1, whole genome shotgun sequence, a single genomic region encodes these proteins:
- the LOC106601131 gene encoding protein Wnt-9b, with amino-acid sequence MCSRLPRTACLLRLIELCILLSHTAAYFGLTGREPLVFLPAPFSNEPPTGKAHLKQCEQMTLARRQKRLCRREPGLAETLRESVRLSLLECRYQFRNERWNCSLDGRGSLLKRGFKETAFLLAVSSAALSHALAKACSSGRMERCTCDDSPGIQHREAWQWGVCGDNLKYSTKFLKKFLGQKRVSKDLRAQIDSHNINVGIRAVKSGLKTTCKCHGVSGSCAVRTCWKQLSPFHDTGRLLKFRYDTALRVLSVTNAATGETELAGPRRHGQSHRSTDLVFLEDSPSFCRPSRYSPGTAGRSCAKDTSCQSLCCGRGYNTAMHLTTLSCHCQVRWCCHVECQTCVREEEVYTCKNT; translated from the exons GCTGACAGGCCGAGAGCCCTTGGTCTTTTTGCCTGCCCCGTTCTCCAATGAACCCCCAACGGGAAAAGCTCACCTGAAACAATGCGAGCAGATGACCCTGGCCCGTAGGCAGAAACGACTGTGTCGCCGCGAGCCGGGTTTGGCCGAGACGCTGCGTGAATCAGTGCGCCTCAGCCTCTTGGAGTGCCGCTATCAATTCCGGAACGAGCGCTGGAACTGTAGCTTGGACGGCCGCGGGAGTCTTCTGAAAAGAG GCTTCAAGGAGACGGCCTTTCTCCTTGCGGTGTCTTCAGCGGCATTGTCCCACGCACTAGCAAAAGCTTGCAGCTCAGGCCGAATGGAGAGGTGCACGTGCGATGACTCCCCAGGAATACAGCATCGCGAGGCATGGCAGTGGGGGGTCTGCGGTGACAACTTGAAATACAGCACCAAATTTCTCAAGAAGTTCTTGGGCCAGAAGAGGGTCAGCAAAGACCTGAGGGCGCAGATCGACTCCCACAACATTAACGTTGGAATccgg GCAGTGAAGAGTGGCCTGAAGACTACCTGTAAGTGTCACGGCGTCTCCGGCTCCTGTGCCGTGCGGACCTGCTGGAAGCAGCTGTCCCCGTTCCACGACACCGGGCGGCTGCTCAAGTTCCGCTACGACACGGCCCTGCGTGTGCTGAGCGTCACCAACGCGGCCACCGGAGAGACGGAGCTGGCGGGGCCACGTCGCCACGGCCAGAGCCACCGCTCCACTGACCTGGTGTTCCTGGAGGACTCACCCAGCTTCTGCAGGCCGTCACGCTACTCTCCCGGCACGGCCGGACGCTCCTGTGCCAAGGACACCAGCTGCCAGAGCCTTTGCTGCGGACGCGGCTACAACACGGCCATGCACCTCACCACCCTCTCCTGCCACTGCCAGGTGCGCTGGTGCTGCCATGTAGAGTGTCAAACCTGTGTCAGGGAGGAGGAAGTGTACACCTGCAAAAATACctga